One Sediminibacillus dalangtanensis genomic region harbors:
- a CDS encoding HD-GYP domain-containing protein — translation MSYNKLAVKLMLNYLIGSLFAVFGFCSIFILHPLQASKTETIVFLGIVVVSFIVMLVLEYSAYSKHIAPIKKVLKHRRPTLMRLEAAYQCAHRFPMLSFQRIILPHFIGITAPAAILTILAINTGWLSFPYYYAFIACIAALLIAFMHGMIEYYLTSLVMRRVLTFLKEKGTELFQKDISHGADLLLSINKKFYFSAALLSVFPMLLFAAATTLRLHESGSAFMMEYIVWAVIVVIIVLTFALFGSNLLSHDIQEPVEQLQNGMRKVEAGDLAKLNNYYSDEFSHLINGFNHMVDSILEKKQMTEQLHDSFFTVFAATLDARDPYTAGHSIRVAEYAQHIGRRYGLSEGELALLKQSALLHDIGKIGIRDEILLKDGKLTESEYETIKLHTIIGEQILLEIKPSEAISPLLPGVRHHHERFDGHGYPDRLAGESIPLFGRILAVADAFDAMTSDRNYRKGMSFKKAIAILEEGKGSQWDPRFVDVFVAWYLSENRKQASIKAANE, via the coding sequence ATGTCATATAACAAATTGGCCGTTAAATTAATGCTCAATTATTTAATCGGCTCCCTCTTTGCTGTTTTTGGCTTCTGCAGTATATTTATATTGCATCCCTTGCAGGCTTCCAAAACGGAGACCATCGTTTTCCTAGGAATTGTTGTGGTGTCTTTTATAGTGATGCTGGTTCTGGAATATAGCGCTTATTCTAAGCATATTGCTCCGATAAAAAAAGTATTGAAGCATCGACGGCCAACGCTAATGAGATTGGAAGCAGCCTACCAATGTGCACACCGTTTTCCAATGCTTTCCTTTCAACGGATCATCTTGCCTCATTTTATCGGCATCACAGCTCCTGCTGCTATTTTAACGATTTTAGCCATAAATACAGGCTGGCTGTCTTTTCCTTACTATTATGCTTTTATCGCCTGCATTGCGGCATTGCTCATCGCTTTCATGCATGGAATGATTGAGTATTATCTGACAAGCCTCGTCATGCGGCGGGTTTTGACGTTTTTAAAAGAGAAAGGGACTGAGTTGTTTCAAAAAGATATTTCACACGGAGCAGATTTGTTACTGTCAATCAATAAGAAGTTTTATTTTAGTGCCGCCTTACTTAGTGTCTTTCCAATGTTACTGTTCGCTGCAGCAACCACCCTCCGGCTTCATGAATCAGGCTCAGCCTTTATGATGGAATATATTGTTTGGGCAGTAATTGTTGTGATAATCGTCTTAACTTTTGCTCTGTTCGGATCCAACCTGTTAAGCCACGATATTCAAGAACCAGTCGAACAGCTGCAAAATGGTATGCGGAAAGTAGAAGCAGGAGACCTTGCTAAGTTAAACAATTACTATTCAGATGAGTTCAGTCATTTGATCAATGGGTTTAATCATATGGTTGATTCCATCTTAGAAAAGAAACAAATGACCGAGCAACTGCATGATAGCTTTTTCACTGTTTTCGCTGCCACGCTCGATGCCAGAGACCCATATACGGCCGGCCACTCAATACGTGTTGCAGAGTATGCACAGCATATCGGCCGCAGATACGGCTTGTCAGAGGGTGAACTTGCCTTACTTAAACAGTCTGCACTACTTCACGACATCGGGAAAATCGGTATCCGAGATGAAATTCTATTGAAAGACGGAAAACTTACAGAATCTGAATATGAAACGATTAAGCTTCACACTATTATCGGCGAACAAATCCTGCTGGAAATCAAACCTAGCGAGGCCATTTCGCCTCTGCTTCCCGGTGTTCGCCACCATCACGAACGCTTTGATGGACATGGATACCCTGACAGACTGGCGGGAGAAAGTATCCCTTTGTTCGGGAGAATTCTGGCAGTGGCTGATGCTTTCGACGCCATGACTTCTGATCGTAATTACCGAAAAGGAATGTCCTTTAAAAAAGCAATTGCCATTTTGGAAGAAGGGAAGGGCTCGCAATGGGATCCCCGCTTTGTCGATGTGTTTGTTGCATGGTATCTGTCGGAAAACAGAAAACAAGCAAGTATAAAAGCTGCTAACGAGTGA
- a CDS encoding ATP-binding cassette domain-containing protein — translation MKNIVEVKGLKKSYKDFQAVTGVDFEVGEGEIFGFLGPNGAGKSTTINMLSTIIKPSGGKASINGFDIVADKNKVRSSIGLIFQESTLDEKLTANENLMLHCKFYGVPKEKREERIKEVLEIVDLEDKRGNIVDTFSGGMKRRLEIARGLLHYPRVLFLDEPTVGLDPQTRNHIWEYILRLKEKAGITIFLTTHYMDEAEICDRVAVMDHGKLIALDTPDQLKTNVGGDIIEIETEDNQAAKSVLMEKYEVEVKEAGGSLTFQVDKGSEFLVQFVKNFDIPIKTVNLRRPTLNDVFLALTGREIREEMVSSKEKMKTSMRKGHG, via the coding sequence ATGAAAAATATTGTGGAAGTAAAGGGACTTAAAAAAAGTTACAAGGATTTCCAGGCAGTGACAGGTGTCGATTTTGAAGTGGGTGAAGGCGAGATATTCGGTTTTCTCGGACCGAATGGCGCCGGAAAAAGCACTACGATTAACATGCTGTCGACAATCATCAAACCTTCTGGGGGAAAGGCAAGCATCAATGGATTTGATATAGTAGCAGACAAAAACAAGGTCCGATCAAGCATTGGCCTTATTTTTCAAGAATCAACGCTGGATGAAAAATTGACCGCCAACGAGAATCTAATGCTGCACTGTAAATTTTACGGTGTGCCGAAAGAAAAACGGGAAGAGAGAATAAAAGAAGTGTTAGAAATCGTCGACCTCGAAGATAAACGAGGAAATATTGTTGATACCTTTTCTGGGGGGATGAAACGCAGGCTGGAGATAGCCCGTGGCCTGTTGCATTATCCGAGGGTCCTGTTTCTCGATGAGCCGACCGTAGGATTAGACCCTCAGACTCGAAACCATATTTGGGAGTATATACTTCGACTGAAAGAAAAAGCGGGGATCACGATTTTTTTGACCACCCATTATATGGATGAGGCGGAGATATGCGACAGGGTTGCCGTCATGGATCATGGGAAATTAATCGCTCTTGATACCCCTGATCAGTTGAAAACCAATGTCGGCGGAGACATCATTGAAATCGAAACAGAAGACAACCAGGCAGCGAAGTCAGTACTCATGGAGAAATATGAAGTGGAAGTGAAGGAAGCAGGCGGATCCCTTACATTTCAGGTGGACAAAGGGAGCGAATTCCTTGTTCAATTTGTCAAAAACTTTGATATCCCTATAAAGACAGTCAATCTTAGGCGCCCGACTTTGAATGATGTATTTCTAGCGTTGACTGGAAGAGAAATACGAGAAGAGATGGTTTCCTCAAAAGAGAAAATGAAGACCAGTATGAGAAAGGGGCACGGATAG
- a CDS encoding ABC transporter permease has translation MEAIYAIWQRDVLKFFRDRARLIGSFAMPFMFLILFGSGMSGAIGSMMGGEAAAGPLRDFDFVEFMFPGIIGMTVFNTAIFSALSVVQDREFGYLREILVSPMSRTSIAIGKVLGGSTVALFQGLMMLVFVPFIGVSITIPIIIQLIPVMFLVAFAISSIGLLIATSLKTSQGFQMVIQVLIFPMLFLSGALFPLNGMPAWMDFLVKINPLTYSVDMFKKIILQPEDLAPVLREAMGLNLSVFGHVISFSEEMVVVLILSILFVVLATVRFNRSEA, from the coding sequence ATGGAAGCGATATATGCGATTTGGCAGCGCGACGTCCTGAAATTTTTTCGGGACCGAGCCAGGCTTATTGGTTCTTTTGCCATGCCTTTTATGTTTTTGATCCTTTTTGGAAGCGGTATGAGTGGTGCGATAGGCTCAATGATGGGTGGAGAAGCAGCCGCTGGACCGCTGCGTGACTTTGATTTCGTTGAATTCATGTTTCCGGGGATAATTGGCATGACTGTGTTCAATACGGCGATTTTTTCCGCACTGTCGGTTGTCCAGGATCGGGAATTCGGCTACTTACGCGAGATTTTGGTTTCACCGATGTCAAGGACGTCTATCGCAATTGGCAAGGTGCTTGGTGGAAGTACAGTTGCCTTATTCCAAGGGTTGATGATGCTCGTTTTTGTTCCGTTCATAGGGGTATCCATTACGATACCAATTATTATCCAATTAATTCCTGTCATGTTCTTAGTGGCTTTTGCCATTTCATCAATCGGTCTTTTGATTGCAACAAGCTTAAAAACTTCCCAAGGCTTTCAGATGGTCATTCAGGTCTTGATTTTTCCGATGCTGTTTTTGTCTGGAGCGCTTTTCCCTTTAAATGGAATGCCTGCATGGATGGATTTTTTGGTGAAAATAAATCCGTTAACGTATTCGGTTGATATGTTTAAAAAGATTATTCTTCAGCCGGAGGATTTAGCACCTGTTTTGCGAGAGGCAATGGGGCTGAACCTGTCTGTTTTCGGCCATGTTATTTCTTTTTCAGAAGAAATGGTTGTTGTCCTCATTCTCAGTATCCTGTTTGTTGTATTGGCCACTGTTCGATTCAATCGATCAGAAGCATAA
- a CDS encoding NUDIX hydrolase: MVEHQSVREVSGMKIITNKYDKTYFSKKDNQSVVLLARDGDSLVLIRQYREPVNDFVVQLPGGGVNPEEDLDAAVKREFAEETGLNCEKAVYVGNMYAASWITNEVTHVYYSESISSGTGQKLEAHEKIDVLKVPIEECIEKIKQNIYNDTELCFAVLQASLRGFLSPAEQ; the protein is encoded by the coding sequence ATGGTGGAGCATCAGTCTGTTAGAGAGGTTAGTGGGATGAAAATCATTACGAACAAATACGATAAAACGTATTTCAGCAAGAAGGATAACCAGTCAGTGGTTCTGCTGGCAAGAGACGGTGACTCATTGGTGCTAATCCGGCAGTATCGTGAACCAGTAAACGATTTTGTTGTCCAACTTCCAGGAGGAGGGGTAAATCCTGAAGAGGATTTAGATGCTGCAGTAAAACGTGAATTTGCGGAAGAAACCGGCTTAAACTGTGAGAAAGCAGTTTATGTAGGGAATATGTATGCAGCGTCATGGATTACGAATGAAGTAACGCACGTTTACTATAGCGAATCTATTAGTAGTGGAACGGGACAAAAATTGGAAGCCCATGAAAAAATTGATGTACTAAAAGTCCCGATTGAAGAGTGTATCGAGAAAATTAAGCAAAATATTTATAACGATACAGAGCTTTGTTTTGCGGTACTTCAAGCTTCGTTGCGGGGTTTTTTATCACCTGCTGAACAATAA
- a CDS encoding dimethylarginine dimethylaminohydrolase family protein, whose translation MEIKSAYTNCYSEYGRLKRVVLCEPQYMTIRDVINEVQKKFKNEGIHIEKAVRQHRQFVSKLREFGVEVVLLPYHKKFPEQVFTRDIGFTLGETIFVAEMASKVRKGEQDQLKQWLEDETISYYNFIGNQIEGGDVMIDGEVIYVGLSNRTNRQAAEHLSKLLTNFEVIPVPFVEKYLHLDCVFNVISPTEALYYPEALGQKEINLLASKYDLIEVTKEEQFRLGTNVLNIGDKQIFSLPVNTHVNEQLRARGYQVIEVDINEIIKSGGSFRCCTLPLLRE comes from the coding sequence ATGGAAATCAAAAGTGCGTACACAAACTGTTATAGTGAATATGGGCGACTTAAAAGAGTGGTCTTATGCGAACCCCAATACATGACAATTCGAGATGTCATCAATGAAGTGCAAAAGAAATTTAAAAATGAAGGGATCCATATTGAAAAAGCAGTTCGACAGCATCGTCAGTTCGTGAGCAAGCTTCGTGAATTCGGAGTGGAAGTAGTATTGCTGCCCTATCATAAAAAATTCCCTGAACAGGTTTTCACCCGTGATATCGGTTTTACACTTGGGGAGACTATTTTTGTTGCGGAAATGGCCAGCAAGGTAAGGAAAGGGGAACAGGATCAGTTAAAACAATGGCTCGAGGATGAAACAATATCTTACTATAACTTTATCGGCAACCAGATAGAAGGTGGAGACGTCATGATTGACGGAGAAGTGATTTATGTAGGTCTCAGCAATCGGACAAACCGCCAGGCGGCTGAACATTTAAGTAAACTATTGACTAATTTCGAAGTCATTCCTGTTCCGTTTGTGGAAAAATACTTGCATCTCGATTGTGTGTTCAATGTGATTTCCCCCACAGAGGCGTTGTACTATCCCGAAGCTCTCGGCCAAAAAGAAATTAATTTGCTTGCGTCAAAATATGATTTAATCGAAGTAACAAAAGAAGAACAATTCAGGCTGGGAACAAATGTTTTAAATATCGGTGACAAGCAAATCTTCAGCCTTCCTGTAAACACACATGTAAATGAACAACTTCGTGCCAGAGGTTACCAGGTTATCGAAGTGGATATAAACGAAATCATCAAGTCTGGCGGATCTTTTCGATGTTGTACGTTGCCGTTGCTTAGGGAATGA
- a CDS encoding cytochrome ubiquinol oxidase subunit I, with the protein MFGTTMAFHIIFATLGVGIPLMVLFSELFYQKTKDRDFAVMANRWTKGFAVLLGVAIPSGTIAGVQLSLLWPGFMEVIGEVMALPFQIEIYAFFVEALFMSIYVYAADRISPWMRIVSLCLVALGAVASAILITNVHAFEGTPAGFRIENGEIVDVDPWAAFFNPAFFTTAGHVVVSAYTTGGFVIASIAAFKMIRQPVGSRLRRFHQKALLLGLTVGGIFSLLTALNGHESAQLLHEYQPEKLAAAEGLFETQDYAPLAIGGFTDRETEEVKWAIEIPWALSFLSGNRFDTVVKGLNDFPEEWWPPLYVHTLFNAMVGIGSLLILIAASGLGWYKFIKKRPFPKPLMVLFIASGPLAVLAIEFGWIFACTGRQPWVIYRMMTTEDAVTGATQLGVLFPLFGLVYIILGIAVILVLRFYFKKHPVQDEIDMQE; encoded by the coding sequence ATGTTTGGTACAACCATGGCTTTTCATATCATATTTGCTACCTTGGGCGTTGGCATTCCGCTCATGGTTTTGTTTTCTGAGCTCTTCTATCAAAAAACAAAGGATCGGGATTTTGCCGTGATGGCCAACCGCTGGACAAAAGGATTTGCTGTTCTGCTCGGAGTAGCGATACCTTCCGGGACAATTGCCGGTGTACAGCTATCTCTATTGTGGCCGGGATTTATGGAAGTGATTGGAGAGGTGATGGCTCTTCCCTTCCAAATTGAGATTTATGCCTTTTTTGTGGAAGCCTTATTCATGTCGATTTATGTATATGCCGCCGATCGAATATCTCCCTGGATGCGGATTGTCAGCTTATGCCTCGTAGCTTTGGGGGCAGTTGCTTCAGCTATTCTGATTACGAATGTTCATGCATTCGAAGGGACACCCGCCGGATTTCGCATAGAGAACGGCGAAATTGTTGATGTGGATCCTTGGGCGGCCTTCTTTAATCCTGCATTCTTTACTACTGCCGGACATGTGGTGGTATCGGCTTATACGACCGGAGGGTTTGTGATAGCTTCCATTGCTGCCTTCAAAATGATAAGACAGCCGGTAGGAAGCAGACTCCGCCGTTTTCACCAAAAGGCATTGCTGCTTGGATTGACTGTCGGAGGAATATTTTCTTTACTCACAGCACTTAACGGACATGAATCGGCACAGCTTTTACACGAATACCAGCCGGAAAAATTGGCCGCAGCCGAAGGACTATTCGAAACACAGGACTATGCTCCGCTTGCTATTGGGGGTTTTACTGACAGAGAAACAGAAGAAGTTAAATGGGCAATCGAGATTCCCTGGGCACTAAGTTTCCTGTCCGGTAATCGTTTCGACACCGTTGTAAAAGGATTGAATGATTTTCCCGAAGAGTGGTGGCCGCCATTGTATGTTCATACCTTGTTTAATGCGATGGTGGGAATTGGTTCGCTGTTGATCCTTATTGCAGCTAGCGGTCTTGGTTGGTATAAATTCATTAAAAAACGTCCATTTCCCAAGCCTTTGATGGTCTTATTCATTGCATCCGGACCTTTGGCCGTGCTAGCAATCGAATTTGGCTGGATATTCGCTTGTACTGGAAGACAGCCTTGGGTTATATACCGGATGATGACAACCGAAGATGCTGTAACGGGAGCGACACAGC